The Fortiea contorta PCC 7126 genome has a segment encoding these proteins:
- a CDS encoding pre-16S rRNA-processing nuclease YqgF produces the protein MTFSEFSPTQPVILGFDPGRDKCGVAVMGLDRRLHFHEVVPAGEAIAMIEILRQKLPISLVVMGDQTTAKQWKQRLLQGLVESVNIILVDERYTTLEARDRYWQMYPPQGITKLLPKGMRQPPRPIDDIVAILLIERYLNRLTGSNSPV, from the coding sequence ATGACTTTTAGCGAATTTTCTCCAACGCAACCGGTTATTTTGGGTTTTGATCCAGGTAGAGATAAATGTGGTGTGGCGGTGATGGGACTGGATCGGCGATTGCATTTTCATGAAGTTGTACCCGCAGGGGAAGCGATCGCGATGATTGAGATACTGCGTCAAAAGTTGCCGATTTCTTTGGTGGTGATGGGCGATCAAACTACCGCCAAGCAATGGAAACAGCGGTTGCTTCAGGGACTTGTTGAATCGGTGAATATTATTTTAGTGGATGAACGCTACACAACTCTGGAAGCACGCGATCGCTATTGGCAGATGTATCCTCCCCAAGGTATCACTAAGCTGTTACCAAAAGGTATGCGCCAGCCACCACGACCGATAGATGATATTGTCGCTATTCTGTTGATTGAAAGATATTTAAATCGGTTGACTGGTAGTAATTCTCCTGTATGA
- a CDS encoding DUF3146 family protein, with translation MSTKRLPETIAHVRIIRQSWQHGFLEGEVSAGDYEWQFQWHFRRGELSVRPSQGRALIKEPLGRFLEKQDYQLEPGGDYAFTIRAEL, from the coding sequence GTGAGTACAAAACGTCTACCAGAAACCATTGCCCATGTGAGAATTATCCGCCAATCTTGGCAACATGGCTTCCTTGAGGGCGAAGTTAGTGCCGGTGACTATGAATGGCAATTTCAATGGCATTTTCGCCGAGGAGAACTGTCTGTAAGACCTTCCCAAGGTCGTGCTTTGATTAAAGAACCGCTAGGTCGTTTCTTGGAAAAGCAAGATTATCAGTTAGAACCTGGAGGAGATTATGCTTTTACTATTCGGGCTGAACTTTAG
- a CDS encoding glycosyltransferase family 4 protein has protein sequence MRILMLSSTFPYPPSRGGTEIRTFNLLKYLQKKHFITLITQYNKEVTKAEVEELRKYVNELIVFPLPPEPKNQSSIKRLLAQVGRFTESVLKATPPNVLHRYSPAIQALVDDYVENKKCDVITCEHSVNEIYIRPEFRNRVNTVVDVHSSIYGWVRNHLQMNASQNVIRDRLYLSLVLQRYERRYSRKFSHIVVTTEDDRQEFLSLRPDIKIAVIPNGVDLQLFPYRSQDPGKYNLIFVGAMDASHNIDAARFFALEVLPEIQKYYPETKFNIVGARPAPEILELKNIPGVIVTGRVNSMVEYLHQATVCVVPLRTGFGIKNKTLEAMAAGVPIVASDRGLEGLAVDGTHPLRALRANLPQEYVAAISKLFEHPQIRSKLSQNARQLVETEFTWDIAGQRYEQVCLENKNRE, from the coding sequence TTGCGAATCCTCATGTTATCTTCTACATTTCCTTATCCACCCAGTCGCGGTGGTACGGAAATTAGAACTTTTAATTTACTTAAGTATTTGCAAAAGAAACACTTCATAACTTTAATTACACAATATAACAAGGAAGTCACAAAGGCAGAGGTAGAGGAATTACGGAAATATGTTAATGAATTGATTGTTTTTCCCTTACCACCAGAGCCGAAAAATCAAAGTAGTATCAAGAGATTATTAGCTCAGGTGGGGCGATTTACGGAATCTGTCCTGAAGGCTACACCACCAAATGTATTACATCGCTATTCACCAGCAATTCAAGCTTTAGTTGATGATTATGTGGAAAATAAAAAATGTGACGTTATCACTTGTGAACATAGTGTAAATGAAATATATATACGTCCGGAATTTCGCAACCGTGTAAATACTGTTGTTGATGTCCACAGTTCTATTTATGGATGGGTACGCAATCATTTACAGATGAATGCTTCACAAAATGTAATACGCGATCGCTTGTATCTCTCTCTTGTCTTACAGCGTTACGAGCGGCGCTATAGTCGGAAATTTTCTCATATTGTCGTCACCACAGAAGACGATCGCCAAGAATTTCTCTCACTTCGTCCTGACATCAAAATTGCTGTCATTCCCAATGGTGTAGACTTACAATTATTTCCCTACCGTTCCCAAGATCCAGGCAAATATAATTTAATCTTCGTCGGCGCAATGGACGCATCACATAATATTGATGCTGCTCGGTTTTTTGCTTTAGAAGTATTGCCAGAAATCCAAAAATATTACCCTGAAACTAAATTTAATATTGTCGGTGCTAGACCAGCACCCGAAATTTTAGAACTGAAAAATATTCCCGGAGTTATTGTTACTGGTCGTGTCAATTCAATGGTAGAATATCTACATCAAGCTACCGTTTGTGTAGTGCCACTCAGAACAGGTTTTGGCATTAAAAATAAAACCCTAGAGGCAATGGCAGCAGGTGTACCAATAGTAGCTAGCGATCGCGGTTTAGAAGGACTAGCTGTAGACGGTACTCACCCACTCAGGGCATTAAGAGCCAATCTACCACAGGAATATGTCGCCGCCATCAGCAAACTATTTGAACATCCACAAATACGCTCAAAATTATCCCAAAATGCTAGACAACTAGTAGAAACAGAATTTACTTGGGATATAGCCGGTCAACGCTATGAACAAGTTTGTCTAGAAAACAAAAATAGAGAATAG
- a CDS encoding glycosyl transferase family A translates to MNNQPFLTLVTATRGNYSDYWLEQLLQIQGDVQFILVYPPGTKIKPIADPRVQSLISPYKGEVMQRFTGLINAEGDYVMALDDDDFAHPQILDLTRRYFQLFPESWVLRLKIQNIKDSEQARIQQDWEPIPDVEQLEICKKTPENPFPFQNGKYKGLLEVPIAPLDKTFDIRHLIFPWKQRTDQNGIHFENFNNRIWQTERIKPALQEISESMNLMGALTWVPLWSLDRLLGLFVQAKFYQKDAIIGHAMPKPEQIRFILKDSACKETRLYLTAELLLIKCYPQYGYFWNLMFWQMYTIPRILGKSVKLKFKRSQS, encoded by the coding sequence ATGAATAATCAACCATTTTTGACACTTGTGACAGCAACAAGAGGTAACTATTCTGATTATTGGCTAGAACAGTTATTGCAGATTCAAGGTGATGTGCAATTTATTTTAGTGTATCCTCCAGGGACAAAAATTAAACCAATTGCTGATCCGAGAGTCCAAAGTTTAATTAGTCCTTATAAGGGCGAAGTTATGCAGAGATTCACGGGTTTAATTAATGCTGAAGGTGATTATGTGATGGCTTTAGATGATGATGATTTTGCACATCCGCAGATTTTAGATTTAACAAGAAGATATTTTCAGCTATTTCCAGAAAGCTGGGTTTTGCGGTTAAAAATTCAAAACATTAAAGACTCTGAGCAAGCACGGATTCAACAAGACTGGGAGCCGATTCCTGATGTTGAACAATTAGAGATTTGTAAAAAAACTCCAGAAAATCCTTTCCCATTTCAAAACGGGAAATATAAAGGTTTATTAGAAGTTCCCATCGCTCCTCTAGATAAAACTTTCGACATCCGTCATCTGATATTTCCCTGGAAACAAAGAACTGATCAAAATGGGATTCATTTTGAAAATTTTAATAATAGAATTTGGCAAACTGAACGCATTAAACCAGCACTCCAGGAAATATCTGAATCTATGAATTTAATGGGTGCTTTAACTTGGGTTCCTCTGTGGAGTTTGGATAGATTATTAGGCTTATTTGTGCAGGCAAAGTTTTATCAAAAGGATGCTATTATTGGTCATGCTATGCCGAAGCCAGAACAAATTAGATTTATCCTCAAAGACAGCGCTTGTAAGGAAACTAGATTATATTTAACAGCAGAGTTACTCTTGATTAAATGTTATCCTCAGTATGGTTATTTCTGGAATCTGATGTTTTGGCAAATGTACACTATACCGAGAATTTTAGGGAAATCTGTTAAACTCAAATTTAAGCGATCGCAGTCATAA
- a CDS encoding protein adenylyltransferase SelO, with the protein MTLAETPHHKNSPNPFLTLNYESALESLGDDYYDEVAAAEFPQHILRWRNDAILPHLGLNPQAVTDEDFITAFGKFQQRKPLLALRYHGYQFGEYNSGLGDGRGFLYGQVRGTDGELYDFGTKGSGKTPYSRGGDGMLTLKGGVREVLAAEALHHLGVRTSRCLSMIETGLALWRGDEPSPTRSSVMVRMNRSHIRFGTFERLHYLRRPDLTKKLLNHVIEQYYPHLITEQDQYALFYAELVQRVAELAAQWMAAGFCHAVLNTDNMSITGESFDYGPYAFIPTYDPYFTAAYFDYYRRYCYSHQPSICKLNLEMLQAPLTAVIEPNDLEAGLAKFNNYYYIEYRSLMLKKLGFEELPNPVADELVELTIKFLQESQIGYHQFFAEMARTFSSKWRDEPGLVMNNSETILASGASAIFDEWSILYHKILNDFDWEQLEIIAKTLAANNLQTALLRPVIESIWEPIAQEDNWQPFYELLQRIQSGN; encoded by the coding sequence ATGACCCTGGCTGAAACTCCCCACCACAAAAATTCTCCCAATCCTTTTCTTACCCTCAACTACGAAAGTGCTTTAGAATCTTTAGGTGATGATTACTACGACGAAGTAGCCGCAGCCGAATTTCCCCAACACATCCTGCGCTGGCGCAACGACGCAATTTTACCCCACCTCGGACTCAACCCCCAAGCCGTCACCGATGAAGATTTCATCACCGCTTTTGGCAAATTTCAACAACGCAAACCACTTCTAGCCCTGCGCTACCACGGCTATCAATTCGGTGAATATAACTCTGGGTTAGGCGATGGTAGAGGCTTTCTCTACGGACAAGTCCGCGGTACTGATGGTGAATTATATGATTTTGGCACCAAAGGCTCCGGAAAAACACCCTATTCCCGTGGCGGTGACGGAATGCTCACACTCAAAGGAGGAGTGCGGGAAGTCCTCGCCGCAGAAGCATTACACCACTTAGGTGTCCGTACTTCTCGGTGTCTGAGCATGATTGAAACCGGTTTAGCTTTGTGGCGCGGTGATGAACCCTCGCCCACCCGCTCATCGGTGATGGTGAGAATGAACCGTTCTCATATCCGGTTTGGTACCTTTGAGCGACTGCACTATCTCAGGCGTCCAGATTTAACCAAAAAGTTATTAAATCATGTAATTGAGCAATATTATCCTCATTTAATTACAGAACAAGATCAATATGCTTTGTTTTATGCAGAATTAGTCCAGCGAGTAGCAGAATTAGCAGCACAATGGATGGCTGCTGGCTTTTGTCACGCCGTGCTCAACACCGACAATATGTCGATTACTGGGGAAAGTTTTGACTACGGCCCCTATGCTTTTATCCCCACTTATGATCCTTATTTTACAGCCGCATATTTCGATTATTACCGCCGCTATTGTTATAGTCATCAACCAAGTATTTGTAAGTTAAATTTAGAAATGCTGCAAGCACCGTTAACAGCGGTGATTGAGCCAAATGATTTAGAGGCGGGATTAGCTAAATTTAACAACTATTACTATATTGAATATCGCTCTTTAATGTTGAAAAAATTAGGTTTTGAAGAGTTGCCAAATCCTGTAGCAGACGAGCTAGTGGAACTGACAATTAAGTTTTTGCAAGAAAGCCAAATTGGCTATCATCAATTTTTCGCTGAAATGGCTCGCACCTTTTCATCTAAATGGCGAGATGAGCCGGGTTTAGTCATGAATAATTCTGAAACTATTCTGGCGTCAGGTGCATCAGCTATATTTGATGAATGGTCTATATTATATCACAAAATATTGAATGATTTCGACTGGGAACAATTAGAAATAATTGCCAAAACTTTAGCTGCGAATAATCTCCAAACAGCTTTATTAAGACCTGTAATTGAATCGATTTGGGAACCAATTGCTCAAGAAGATAACTGGCAACCTTTTTACGAATTATTGCAACGAATTCAGTCGGGAAATTAA
- the rimJ gene encoding ribosomal protein S5-alanine N-acetyltransferase — protein MKSELPLITSDRLILRMALPEDIQQILKYFIHNKTYLTPFYPTWAESFFTQEYWQYQIEGNLLEFINGQSLKLWIYSQQNSKEIIGTVNFSNFVRGAAHFCFVGYSLAETAQGKGYMTEALQVATEYVFAELNMHRIMANYMPHNQRSGNVLKRLGFVVEGYARDYLLINGQWQDHILTSLTNPDWQAL, from the coding sequence ATGAAATCAGAACTACCTTTAATAACAAGCGATCGCTTAATATTAAGGATGGCACTCCCAGAAGATATCCAGCAAATATTGAAATACTTCATCCACAATAAAACTTATCTTACACCCTTCTATCCCACCTGGGCAGAAAGTTTTTTTACACAAGAGTATTGGCAATATCAAATTGAAGGTAATTTGCTGGAATTTATTAATGGGCAATCTTTAAAATTATGGATTTATTCTCAACAAAATAGCAAAGAAATTATTGGCACTGTCAATTTTAGTAACTTTGTGCGTGGCGCCGCCCATTTTTGTTTTGTCGGTTACAGTCTAGCAGAAACTGCCCAAGGTAAAGGTTACATGACAGAAGCACTGCAAGTAGCAACCGAGTATGTTTTTGCCGAATTAAATATGCATCGCATCATGGCGAATTATATGCCACACAATCAGCGTAGCGGTAATGTTCTCAAAAGACTAGGTTTTGTTGTCGAAGGATACGCTAGAGATTATTTATTAATTAATGGACAATGGCAAGATCATATTCTCACGAGTTTGACCAATCCAGATTGGCAAGCTCTATAA
- a CDS encoding pentapeptide repeat-containing protein, with amino-acid sequence MNTQRQEIIKLPKVVEATEATPLRSYVIRNIEILKSVIISIEITKEAIIPIILSLMIGAIAFFLLNWGNITNQFHEPSPQFTEFSGNHLELTANYHRQAILSDYLKTMTQTLLQDSPQQIRRKSAIFRAMTQSTLQELDPERQRYLIMFLQDVKLLQASSQREPSLLLGANLTGANLQGINLRYANLQGTNLSSVDLRGTDLRGANLANANLTNSCYDSMTFFDKNIQPHTLGMREVDISQKCS; translated from the coding sequence ATGAATACACAACGTCAAGAAATCATTAAATTGCCGAAAGTAGTAGAGGCTACAGAAGCTACACCTTTGCGTAGTTATGTTATCAGAAATATAGAAATCTTAAAATCAGTTATTATTTCGATCGAAATCACCAAAGAAGCAATTATCCCCATTATCCTCAGTTTGATGATTGGTGCGATCGCCTTTTTTCTATTGAATTGGGGAAATATCACTAACCAATTCCATGAGCCATCACCCCAATTTACAGAATTTTCTGGCAATCATCTCGAATTAACTGCTAATTATCATCGTCAAGCCATTCTCTCTGACTACTTAAAGACGATGACACAAACCCTTTTGCAAGATAGTCCCCAACAAATTCGCCGCAAATCTGCTATTTTCCGGGCGATGACGCAATCGACTTTACAAGAGCTAGACCCAGAAAGACAGCGTTATTTAATTATGTTTTTGCAAGATGTAAAATTATTGCAAGCTTCTTCACAAAGAGAACCGTCTCTACTTTTAGGAGCCAATTTGACAGGAGCTAACCTCCAAGGCATAAATTTAAGATACGCAAACCTACAAGGTACAAATCTTTCTAGTGTAGACTTACGGGGAACTGATTTGCGGGGCGCAAATTTAGCTAATGCTAATTTAACTAATTCCTGCTATGATAGTATGACTTTTTTTGACAAAAACATCCAGCCCCATACACTAGGCATGAGGGAAGTAGATATATCCCAGAAATGTTCCTAG
- the bioB gene encoding biotin synthase BioB has product MGIRYDWQKAEIETIYNMPLLELIYQAASVHRQYHDPTKIQVCKLISIKTGGCPEDCSYCAQSSRYKTEVKAQALLEKDTVISIAQTAKQKGVSRVCMGAAWREVRDNSQFETVLEMVQEVTAMGLEVCCTLGMLTTDQAQRLADAGLYAYNHNLDTSPDYYSTIISTRTYSDRLNTIEHVRQTNVTVCSGGILGLGETTDDRVAMLHILANLHPHPESVPINILSQVPGTPLENQPDVPIWDIVRMIATTRMIMPASDVRLSAGRARFSQVEQALCFMAGANSIFSSDDNKMLTVTTPCPDYDADKEMLNLLGLEMRPPVSREAKVSSSPAVVG; this is encoded by the coding sequence GTGGGAATACGCTACGATTGGCAAAAAGCAGAAATCGAAACGATATATAACATGCCACTGCTAGAGCTGATTTATCAAGCTGCTAGCGTGCATCGCCAATATCATGATCCAACAAAAATCCAAGTCTGTAAGTTAATCTCTATTAAGACAGGAGGCTGTCCCGAAGATTGTAGCTATTGTGCTCAATCTTCCCGCTACAAAACCGAGGTAAAAGCTCAAGCACTTTTAGAAAAAGATACCGTAATTAGTATTGCTCAAACAGCGAAACAAAAAGGTGTAAGTCGAGTTTGTATGGGTGCTGCTTGGCGCGAAGTGCGGGATAACTCCCAATTTGAAACAGTCTTAGAAATGGTTCAAGAAGTAACCGCGATGGGTTTAGAGGTATGCTGTACTCTGGGTATGTTAACGACAGATCAGGCTCAACGATTGGCAGATGCTGGACTTTATGCCTATAACCATAACTTGGATACTTCACCCGACTATTACAGTACTATCATTTCTACCAGGACATATAGCGATCGCCTGAATACAATTGAGCATGTTCGTCAAACAAATGTCACCGTCTGTTCTGGTGGTATCCTCGGTTTAGGTGAAACTACTGATGACCGCGTGGCGATGTTACACATTCTCGCCAACCTACATCCCCATCCCGAATCAGTACCAATTAACATCCTCTCACAAGTACCAGGCACACCCTTAGAAAATCAACCTGATGTCCCCATTTGGGATATAGTACGGATGATTGCGACCACAAGAATGATTATGCCAGCATCGGACGTGCGTCTCAGTGCAGGAAGGGCGAGATTTTCGCAAGTCGAACAAGCCCTCTGCTTCATGGCTGGCGCTAATTCCATCTTTTCCAGTGACGATAACAAAATGTTAACAGTCACCACACCCTGTCCAGATTATGATGCCGACAAAGAAATGTTAAATTTGCTGGGCTTAGAAATGCGTCCTCCTGTTTCCAGGGAAGCAAAAGTATCCAGCAGCCCAGCAGTTGTAGGATAA
- the petL gene encoding cytochrome b6-f complex subunit PetL: protein MLAVIAYLGFLGLFVGIAVGLLFGLRAAKVL from the coding sequence ATGTTGGCAGTAATCGCTTATCTTGGTTTCTTGGGTTTGTTTGTTGGTATCGCTGTCGGACTGCTATTCGGTCTGCGTGCTGCTAAGGTACTTTAA
- the aroB gene encoding 3-dehydroquinate synthase: MTSVIHVNLPQQSYEIAIASASLDHLGQHITSLHLGKKVLLVSNPTIFKHYGERAIKSLEAAGFTVATSTLPPGERYKNLNSIQKIYDSAVENRLERSSTMVALGGGVIGDMTGFAAATWLRGINVVQVPTTLLAMVDSSVGGKTGVNHPQGKNLIGAFYQPRFVLIDPEVLKTLPVSEFRAGMAEVIKYGVIWDTELFAQLEASKHLNQLRYIQPELIDTILSRSCQAKADVVSKDEKEAGLRAILNYGHTVGHAVESLTGYRLLKHGEAVAIGMVAAGQIAVEMGLWSKEDTERQNALIQKAGLPTQLPDGIDIAAIIAALQLDKKVRDGKVRFVLPTQIGVVKVTDEVPSEIVEKVLQGMQANN, encoded by the coding sequence GTGACGTCTGTTATTCATGTCAATCTACCACAGCAGTCTTATGAGATTGCGATCGCATCTGCTAGTTTAGATCATCTGGGTCAGCACATCACCAGTCTGCACCTAGGCAAAAAAGTACTGTTGGTTTCCAACCCGACGATATTTAAGCATTACGGTGAACGAGCCATCAAATCCCTAGAAGCTGCGGGGTTTACAGTGGCTACTAGCACCCTACCACCGGGTGAACGCTATAAAAACCTCAACTCCATCCAAAAAATTTACGACAGCGCCGTAGAAAACCGCCTGGAACGTTCCTCAACAATGGTAGCTTTAGGAGGCGGTGTAATTGGCGATATGACTGGCTTCGCCGCCGCAACTTGGCTGCGAGGAATTAATGTAGTACAAGTACCCACCACATTATTAGCAATGGTAGACTCCTCGGTGGGTGGGAAAACCGGCGTCAACCATCCCCAAGGTAAAAACCTGATAGGCGCATTTTATCAGCCGCGCTTTGTCTTAATTGACCCAGAAGTTTTAAAAACTCTTCCAGTGAGCGAGTTTCGCGCGGGAATGGCGGAAGTCATCAAGTACGGCGTGATTTGGGACACCGAATTATTTGCTCAGTTAGAAGCCAGCAAACACCTCAATCAACTCCGCTACATACAACCGGAACTCATAGATACCATATTGTCTCGCTCTTGTCAAGCAAAAGCCGATGTTGTCAGCAAAGATGAGAAAGAAGCCGGACTGCGAGCAATTCTCAACTATGGTCATACCGTTGGTCATGCAGTGGAAAGCTTAACCGGATACCGATTGCTCAAACATGGTGAAGCCGTTGCTATCGGTATGGTAGCAGCAGGACAAATTGCCGTAGAAATGGGATTATGGTCAAAGGAAGACACAGAGCGCCAAAACGCCCTCATTCAAAAAGCAGGTTTACCGACGCAATTACCAGATGGAATAGATATCGCCGCGATTATTGCAGCTTTACAACTAGATAAAAAAGTGCGAGATGGGAAAGTTAGATTTGTTTTACCAACACAAATTGGTGTGGTGAAAGTTACTGATGAAGTTCCATCAGAGATAGTTGAGAAAGTACTGCAGGGGATGCAAGCAAATAACTAA
- a CDS encoding thioester reductase domain-containing protein, whose translation MSFKKSFSAADIQAWLVSNLAELIGVENDEIDIQENLENYGLDSAQAMILVSKLEKLLGFQPSPLLLWHYPNIASLSQRLAEELPEKSAVQDTVVATNTAPAVLNLQAEAVLDPTIRPDALPPVSVGVPQNIFLTGGTGFLGAFLIKELLEQTNADIYCLVRAANIQEGKNKLVKNLQTYAIWDEQFNSRIVPIVGDLALPLLGIGAEQFQIIATNIDTIYHSGALLNYVFPYSALKAANVLGTQEVLRLASQVKLKPVHYVSSVAIFESPAYAGKLVKEQDDFNHWEGIFLGYSQTKWVAEKLVKIARDRGLPVTIHRPPLISGDSQTGICNTHDFINLMVKGCLQMGYFPDVEYMMDMSPVDYVSKAIVYLSMQQSSIGKAFNLQHPQPAPLSTLIKWVQSFGYPVQAIPYEQWQSELINNVSSVDNPLYTLRPFLLERWSDEQLTIPDLYLQAKRPHISCQDTLHALAGSSIVCPPITGELFMTYTAYLIQTGFLNVA comes from the coding sequence ATGAGTTTCAAAAAGTCTTTTAGTGCTGCAGATATCCAAGCATGGCTAGTTTCTAATCTAGCTGAGTTAATCGGTGTGGAAAATGATGAAATAGATATTCAAGAGAACTTGGAGAACTACGGTTTAGATTCCGCGCAAGCAATGATTCTCGTCAGTAAATTAGAAAAATTGCTGGGATTTCAACCATCACCTTTGTTACTTTGGCACTACCCTAATATTGCATCACTTTCACAGCGATTAGCTGAAGAATTACCAGAAAAATCTGCTGTTCAAGATACAGTGGTGGCGACTAATACTGCTCCTGCTGTGCTGAATTTGCAAGCTGAAGCTGTTCTTGACCCCACCATCCGTCCTGACGCTTTACCTCCAGTTTCTGTGGGTGTACCACAAAATATCTTTTTAACCGGGGGTACGGGATTTTTAGGAGCTTTTTTAATCAAAGAACTCCTAGAGCAAACCAACGCTGATATCTATTGTTTAGTTCGGGCTGCGAATATCCAAGAAGGCAAAAATAAGCTGGTAAAAAACCTGCAAACTTATGCAATTTGGGATGAGCAGTTTAATTCTCGAATTGTTCCCATTGTCGGTGATTTAGCTTTACCACTTTTGGGTATTGGTGCAGAACAATTTCAAATTATTGCTACTAATATCGATACCATTTATCACAGTGGTGCGCTGCTGAATTATGTTTTTCCTTATTCAGCACTCAAAGCAGCAAATGTTTTAGGAACTCAGGAAGTTTTAAGGCTAGCAAGTCAAGTCAAACTTAAGCCTGTACATTACGTTTCTAGTGTGGCTATTTTTGAATCACCTGCTTATGCAGGAAAACTGGTTAAAGAACAAGACGATTTTAATCATTGGGAAGGTATTTTCCTCGGCTATTCTCAAACTAAATGGGTAGCAGAAAAGTTAGTCAAGATTGCTCGTGACCGGGGTCTACCTGTAACTATCCACAGACCACCATTAATTTCTGGAGATAGTCAAACAGGTATTTGTAACACCCATGACTTTATCAATTTGATGGTCAAAGGTTGTTTGCAAATGGGATATTTTCCTGATGTAGAATACATGATGGATATGTCTCCTGTAGATTATGTCAGCAAAGCGATTGTTTATTTATCAATGCAGCAGTCATCGATAGGTAAAGCATTCAATTTGCAACATCCCCAACCTGCACCTTTGAGTACATTAATTAAATGGGTGCAATCTTTTGGTTATCCAGTCCAAGCGATTCCTTACGAACAATGGCAATCAGAATTAATTAATAATGTCTCTTCGGTGGACAATCCTTTATATACTCTGCGACCATTTTTATTGGAGCGTTGGTCTGATGAACAATTGACTATTCCAGATTTGTATCTGCAAGCGAAAAGACCCCACATTAGTTGTCAAGATACTCTCCATGCATTAGCTGGTAGTTCGATTGTTTGTCCACCAATTACTGGTGAATTATTTATGACCTATACGGCATATTTGATTCAAACTGGTTTCTTAAATGTTGCCTAA